Proteins encoded by one window of Manihot esculenta cultivar AM560-2 chromosome 10, M.esculenta_v8, whole genome shotgun sequence:
- the LOC110624065 gene encoding uncharacterized protein LOC110624065: protein MAPKLSFCFLSLVVVVFTTLSSSAALLSSSDFPSSPPPSYPKAMSDLKEAIVKGLGFQADDFKISGFDVRDVLVGRSVAYEFDIEIDKQVLPFQLLEDVNRWEYVDLPIFRVEEEPVRPGDENGIVKHSGKPDNGLPVLAPFQLAGPMEIWIQDAKNMRISLPHDVDAGVLKKVILADGAVVTVKGARSVGLRHPVDLPLPFNRSQNGFASGLMALSEQLRHASRNQEAPLLSLRIVGPTSIASPSPSSSSSSSSNRLILKRLAPGLVELSSFSKTQPFDAFSPLDLEEAGSVLTPKHFTTMWPFASVNGSNANLLGFEKLLVSVLGPKANKKGSFRLLKADVSAQTFVKIGFGVEKKVKEGDGLDWEGFPEWRTKPETVRMHFEVLAKVDGDRVVPERVMQVNPAVVEDAVASNVLMGNVTMSKIPIVHTPSKPLTL, encoded by the exons ATGGCTCCCAAGCTATCATTCTGTTTCCTTTCCCTGGTAGTCGTCGTATTTACGACTTTGTCCTCCTCCGCCGCTCTTCTCTCCTCGTCCGACTTCCCTTCTTCTCCGCCACCGTCGTATCCGAAAGCCATGTCG GATTTGAAGGAGGCGATTGTAAAGGGGTTAGGGTTTCAGGCGGATGATTTTAAGATTTCGGGATTTGATGTAAGAGATGTGTTGGTGGGCCGGTCGGTGGCGTATGAATTCGACATTGAAATAGATAAACAGGTGTTACCGTTTCAGTTGTTGGAGGATGTTAATCGATGGGAGTATGTGGATTTGCCGATCTTTAGAGTTGAGGAAGAACCTGTGAGGCCTGGCGATGAGAATGGGATAGTGAAGCACAGTGGAAAGCCGGATAATGGATTGCCTGTTCTGGCTCCTTTTCAGCTTGCTGGACCCATGGAGATCTGGATTCAGGATGCAAAGAATATGCGCATTTCGTTGCCG CATGATGTGGATGCTGGTGTCCTGAAGAAAGTAATATTGGCTGATGGTGCGGTGGTTACAGTTAAGGGTGCTAGATCAGTCGGCCTACGCCACCCAGTTGATCTCCCATTGCCCTTCAACAGAAGTCAAAATGGTTTTGCTTCTGGTCTTATGGCCCTTTCTGAACAGCTACGCCATGCTTCTCGGAACCAAGAAGCTCCACTCCTATCTCTTCGCATTGTTGGCCCTACCTCTATAGCATCTCCATCTccatcatcttcatcttcttcttccagTAACAGACTAATATTAAAACGCCTTGCCCCAGGCCTTGTGGAGTTATCATCGTTTTCAAAAACACAGCCCTTTGATGCCTTCTCCCCTCTTGATTTGGAAGAAGCTGGAAGTGTCCTAACTCCAAAACATTTCACTACAATGTGGCCATTTGCTTCTGTAAATGGCTCAAATGCGAATTTGCTGGGTTTTGAGAAATTGCTGGTTTCTGTGTTGGGTCCTAAGGCAAATAAGAAAGGTTCCTTCAGGTTGTTAAAGGCAGATGTGTCAGCTCAGACATTTGTGAAAATAGGATTTGGGGTTGAAAAGAAGGTGAAAGAAGGGGATGGATTAGATTGGGAGGGCTTTCCTGAGTGGAGGACAAAGCCTGAGACGGTCAGGATGCATTTTGAGGTTCTGGCTAAGGTTGATGGTGACAGGGTTGTACCAGAGAGGGTGATGCAGGTTAACCCTGCTGTTGTGGAAGATGCTGTTGCCTCTAATGTGCTTATGGGGAATGTGACCATGTCTAAGATCCCTATTGTGCACACACCCTCTAAACCCCTGACCTTATAA